A window of the Lolium perenne isolate Kyuss_39 chromosome 7, Kyuss_2.0, whole genome shotgun sequence genome harbors these coding sequences:
- the LOC127318407 gene encoding uncharacterized protein, producing MAGCGGKNGAGNLYAALGVASDCSDAELRAAYRKLAMKWHPDKCAATATGSSSGVEAAKARFQKIQGAYAVLSDPNKRILYDVGAYDSDGDDDGAGEILGDILEAMNKTAPQESGEGESLEDLQRQFEELFLRPSSSSSSFRSGQDDLAKSSSKIRGARK from the exons ATGGCCGGCTGCGGAGGGAAGAACGGCGCCGGCAACCTCTACGCCGCTCTCGGCGTCGCCAGCGACTGCTCCGACGCCGAGCTGCGCGCCGCCTACAGGAAGCTCGCCATG AAATGGCACCCGGACAAGTGCGCCGCCACGGCCACGGGTAGCTCCAGCGGCGTGGAGGCCGCCAAGGCCAGGTTCCAGAAGATCCAGGGAGCCTACGCAG TTCTCTCGGACCCCAACAAGCGGATCCTCTATGACGTTGGAGCCTACGACAGCGACGGCGATGATGAC GGTGCGGGAGAAATACTCGGAGACATCCTCGAGGCGATGAACAAGACAGCCCCACAA GAGAGCGGCGAGGGCGAGAGCTTGGAGGATCTGCAGAGGCAGTTCGAGGAGCTTTTCCTCAgaccgtcgtcgtcctcctcctccttccgcTCCGGG CAAGATGACCTTGCCAAGTCGTCGTCCAAGATAAGGGGAGCAAGGAAGTAG